The Osmia lignaria lignaria isolate PbOS001 chromosome 14, iyOsmLign1, whole genome shotgun sequence genome has a window encoding:
- the LOC117607524 gene encoding monocarboxylate transporter 1 isoform X4, giving the protein MSILDAIVNFSGLLIGPLLKKYSYRKVAFFGSLLSSTGLILTSNANSMIHIICTYSVIGGLGTGLAIASAFVALNTFFDKKRGQAVGFSMAGTTLAMMLIPQMIHVLLASYGFRGAMLIVGGWTLHAAVGACLLRPLEIRDTKEIKKEIDPPESETLLKNNGDVTAKKVKNGAEVPRYDVVKNETNKERDDKGNYFKKIKENFDLDLLKDGVYLNVVIGLSLYYVAESNFKLMTPFFLASIGMTNGEIASCLSITAFTDILARLLLPTIFEKLGFKNRTVFWVFCVLVGIGRSIMAEQSKGITLIIMFVVIGFLRGATLVNLNLSVSECCSLKKLPSAFGMFMVLKGLFVVIMSPIIGYIRDVSDSYTVCIHVMTLIIMITFVTWSFEFTYRALKTRRSNLRERAQGEAIEAH; this is encoded by the exons ATGAGCATTCTCGATGCTATCGTTAATTTCTCAG GCCTTTTGATAGGACCATTGTTGAAGAAATATTCTTACAGAAAGGTGGCCTTTTTTGGATCTCTGTTAAGTTCCACTGGACTGATACTTACGTCAAATGCTAACAGTATGATTCATATCATATGCACTTACAGTGTTATAGGAG gtTTAGGAACTGGATTAGCAATCGCGTCAGCTTTCGTTgcattaaatacattttttgatAAAAAGAGGGGACAAGCCGTTGGTTTTTCTATGGCAGGTACAACTCTGGCCATGATGTTAATACCACAG ATGATACACGTCCTTTTGGCTTCTTATGGATTTCGTGGAGCAATGTTGATCGTTGGAGGATGGACATTACATGCCGCTGTTGGTGCTTGTTTGCTTCGTCCCCTTGAAATCAGAGATACCAAAGAGATTAAAAAG GAAATAGATCCCCCGGAAAGTGAAACATTATTAAAGAACAATGGAGACGTTACAGCGAAAAAAGTCAAAAATGGTGCAGAAGTTCCAAGATACGACGTTGTAAAGAATGAAACAAACAAGGAGAGGGATGATAAAgggaattattttaaaaagataaagGAGAACTTTGACCTGGATTTACTTAAAGACGGTGTTTATCTCAATGTTGTTATTGGTTTGAGTTTGTATTATGTAGCTGaatcaaatttcaaattgatgACTCCATTTTTTCTAGCCAGCATAG GAATGACCAATGGAGAAATAGCTTCCTGCTTATCGATAACTGCATTCACTGATATTCTTGCCAGACTTCTGCTACCGACAATTTTCGAGAAATTAGGTTTCAAGAACAGGACAGTGTTCTGGGTGTTTTGTGTTCTCGTTGGAATCGGACGATCTA TTATGGCAGAGCAATCCAAAGGAATAACCTTGATAATAATGTTTGTGGTAATAGGATTCTTACGAGGAGCCACTTTGGTAAATTTAAATCTCAGCGTCTCCGAATGTTGTTCCTTGAAGAAGTTACCTAGTGCTTTTGGAATGTTTATGGTGTTAAAAGGTTTATTCGTCGTAATAATGAGTCCTATAATTG GTTACATTAGAGACGTAAGCGATAGTTATACAGTTTGTATACACGTTATGacgttaataataatgattacaTTTGTCACGTGGAGTTTCGAATTTACGTATAGAGCTCTGAAAACCAGAAGATCGAATTTACGCGAAAGAGCACAAGGCGAGGCGATAGAAGCTCATTAA
- the LOC117607524 gene encoding monocarboxylate transporter 14 isoform X1 translates to MLPSKADRGWAWMIVVAVTIINLAILPIQQCFGLIFSERFYSLGITATQTSVIFHLNGTITCSLGLISGPMMKKFSFRKVALFGGLTVAVGIGITAFAVSVPAIIISYCIIVGVGHGIMFPATSLAMNTYFRKKRNMAMGFSVTLTGLGPILMPLLIAKLLEHYATSGTLLILAGIATHSFIGASLLKPFHEKEIRSITKGNDITASSAECNGSSAAKGSEDLKPETETDSKNGNVNCRLLNEDPEEETQKCKERSLKTLNNDSGKKERRSILSKISEHLDLDLLKDSRYVAVILGMGISLVAETNFNAMIPFVLMELSGLDRTSVATVMSIQAISDITGRLCVPLLAQKIGWTSRNLYVVSLIGSTLGRTILSTWGDNYIVVVGVALIIGVAKGTKAVFQALIIPDYVPLERLPSASGMQMVCNGILSIAVGPIIGLVHDSMMSYVGALHFTSVLSLSCVILWYIGGLWRFNKSSRNLNGKNETVQVQEEDEINV, encoded by the exons ATGTTACCTAGTAAAGCGGACAGAGGTTGGGCATGGATGATCGTCGTTGCTGTGACAATCATTAAC TTGGCGATACTTCCGATCCAGCAATGCTTCGGTCTCATCTTCAGTGAACGCTTCTATTCCCTCGGTATCACCGCCACACAAACATCCGTAATCTTTCATTTAAATGGAACGATTACATGTAGCCTGGGCCTGATAAGTGGTCCTATGATGAAGAAATTTTCGTTTCGGAAAGTAGCATTATTCGGGGGCTTAACTGTTGCCGTTGGTATCGGTATAACTGCGTTTGCTGTCTCTGTTCCTGCCATTATCATCTCTTATTGTATTATCGTCG GTGTGGGTCATGGAATCATGTTTCCAGCTACCAGTTTAGCTATGAACACGTATTTTCGAAAGAAACGTAACATGGCTATGGGATTTTCAGTAACGTTAACTGGTCTGGGGCCTATTCTAATGCCTCTTCTAATAGCAAAATTATTAGAACATTACGCAACTTCTGGAACTCTGTTGATCCTTGCTGGAATAGCGACACACTCGTTCATTGGAGCATCGTTATTGAAGCCATTCCATGAGAAAGAA ATTAGAAGTATAACAAAGGGCAATGACATCACGGCATCTTCCGCAGAATGCAACGGCAGCAGTGCGGCTAAAGGATCCGAAGATTTGAAACCTGAAACTGAAACAGACAGCAAAAATGGAAATGTTAATTGTCGTTTGTTGAACGAAGATCCAGAAGAGGAAACGCAAAAGTGTAAAGAACGTTCGTTGAAAACTTTAAACAACGATAGtgggaaaaaagaaaggaggtcGATTCTGTCTAAAATTTCTGAACATTTGGATCTCGATCTTCTGAAAGATAGCCGTTATGTCGCTGTGATATTag GTATGGGAATATCTTTAGTTGCGGAAACCAACTTCAACGCCATGATTCCATTTGTCCTTATGGAACTTTCCGGGCTGGATAGGACCTCTGTCGCGACCGTGATGTCAATTCAAGCGATTTCCGATATTACCGGACGACTTTGCGTTCCGCTTTTGGCACAGAAAATCGGCTGGACGTCCAGGAACCTTTACGTAGTATCATTGATAGGATCTACCCTTGGAAGGACCA taCTATCAACCTGGGGCGATAACTACATCGTGGTAGTAGGAGTTGCTCTAATTATTGGAGTTGCAAAAGGAACGAAAGCTGTCTTCCAAGCTTTGATCATTCCTGATTACGTGCCGCTAGAAAGATTGCCATCTGCATCTGGAATGCAAATGGTTTGCAACGGTATCCTATCTATCGCCGTAGGTCCAATCATAG GATTGGTACATGACTCAATGATGAGTTACGTAGGTGCTCTCCACTTCACTTCGGTTTTAAGTCTTTCCTGCGTTATCTTGTGGTACATAGGAGGACTTTGGAGGTTTAATAAGAGCTCAAGGAATCTTAATGGAAAAAATGAAACGGTGCAGGTGCAAGAAGAAGATGAGATTaatgtataa
- the LOC117607524 gene encoding monocarboxylate transporter 12 isoform X3 produces the protein MHLQSRVQLIGSRCTRTYARWLAIVRTLSLRSLDPSFGLLFHDPLEELEIDSTGTSLIMSILDAIVNFSGLLIGPLLKKYSYRKVAFFGSLLSSTGLILTSNANSMIHIICTYSVIGGLGTGLAIASAFVALNTFFDKKRGQAVGFSMAGTTLAMMLIPQMIHVLLASYGFRGAMLIVGGWTLHAAVGACLLRPLEIRDTKEIKKEIDPPESETLLKNNGDVTAKKVKNGAEVPRYDVVKNETNKERDDKGNYFKKIKENFDLDLLKDGVYLNVVIGLSLYYVAESNFKLMTPFFLASIGMTNGEIASCLSITAFTDILARLLLPTIFEKLGFKNRTVFWVFCVLVGIGRSIMAEQSKGITLIIMFVVIGFLRGATLVNLNLSVSECCSLKKLPSAFGMFMVLKGLFVVIMSPIIGYIRDVSDSYTVCIHVMTLIIMITFVTWSFEFTYRALKTRRSNLRERAQGEAIEAH, from the exons ATGCATCTTCAAAGTCGAGTGCAACTTATCGGCTCACGGTGTACGCGTACATACGCTCGCTGGCTAGCCATTGTTCGCACT ctcTCTTTAAGATCGCTGGATCCTTCTTTCGGTCTTCTTTTCCACGATCCTTTGGAAGAACTTGAAATAGACTCGACAGGAACATCATTAATAATGAGCATTCTCGATGCTATCGTTAATTTCTCAG GCCTTTTGATAGGACCATTGTTGAAGAAATATTCTTACAGAAAGGTGGCCTTTTTTGGATCTCTGTTAAGTTCCACTGGACTGATACTTACGTCAAATGCTAACAGTATGATTCATATCATATGCACTTACAGTGTTATAGGAG gtTTAGGAACTGGATTAGCAATCGCGTCAGCTTTCGTTgcattaaatacattttttgatAAAAAGAGGGGACAAGCCGTTGGTTTTTCTATGGCAGGTACAACTCTGGCCATGATGTTAATACCACAG ATGATACACGTCCTTTTGGCTTCTTATGGATTTCGTGGAGCAATGTTGATCGTTGGAGGATGGACATTACATGCCGCTGTTGGTGCTTGTTTGCTTCGTCCCCTTGAAATCAGAGATACCAAAGAGATTAAAAAG GAAATAGATCCCCCGGAAAGTGAAACATTATTAAAGAACAATGGAGACGTTACAGCGAAAAAAGTCAAAAATGGTGCAGAAGTTCCAAGATACGACGTTGTAAAGAATGAAACAAACAAGGAGAGGGATGATAAAgggaattattttaaaaagataaagGAGAACTTTGACCTGGATTTACTTAAAGACGGTGTTTATCTCAATGTTGTTATTGGTTTGAGTTTGTATTATGTAGCTGaatcaaatttcaaattgatgACTCCATTTTTTCTAGCCAGCATAG GAATGACCAATGGAGAAATAGCTTCCTGCTTATCGATAACTGCATTCACTGATATTCTTGCCAGACTTCTGCTACCGACAATTTTCGAGAAATTAGGTTTCAAGAACAGGACAGTGTTCTGGGTGTTTTGTGTTCTCGTTGGAATCGGACGATCTA TTATGGCAGAGCAATCCAAAGGAATAACCTTGATAATAATGTTTGTGGTAATAGGATTCTTACGAGGAGCCACTTTGGTAAATTTAAATCTCAGCGTCTCCGAATGTTGTTCCTTGAAGAAGTTACCTAGTGCTTTTGGAATGTTTATGGTGTTAAAAGGTTTATTCGTCGTAATAATGAGTCCTATAATTG GTTACATTAGAGACGTAAGCGATAGTTATACAGTTTGTATACACGTTATGacgttaataataatgattacaTTTGTCACGTGGAGTTTCGAATTTACGTATAGAGCTCTGAAAACCAGAAGATCGAATTTACGCGAAAGAGCACAAGGCGAGGCGATAGAAGCTCATTAA
- the LOC117607520 gene encoding uncharacterized protein LOC117607520 isoform X2, with translation MTVAKPNGTTTMGTTTNIFVEDEKKFQNNALLPYKEEEEDDDDNEITLEDLAPDGGWGWVVAFAMIVVFITTFGPTTSFAIIFGDFLEATGQAGTAMTLFNSIFMVTFSIAGLMTNTLLKRYSMRPVGVVGAVLFAVPNVGLAFVTNVYEMAFINFLQGMGLGLIVTICNTNFNAYFVKKRAPVMSVAQVMVGLGGIAYPICIEKMMKTYGFRGTALMTGAMSLNCIAGMTMMHPVEWHAKKPEEVRAERAHQREERKLQGMVVLDRRFSDFLHVPAKTRWSSLTSLKDEGGKHLPLLIETLKSPAKRVASISELEGRICNRRKSGSMRELLTRRLSTLSSSSLVNVVTGIGAVGDIRQHHSEKSKEKRIEKGVQVSMKEEETEKSQLQEIFGDLLEISLLKNCGFMNICLGISFVLTSDFTFSCLLPLMIINSGYTKSQAALAITICAAAELVSKVLLAIFTLVIKVKAKYLFFVAMICMAFAKAGYLLYSETLLGTLVMIAVIGMVRSWLLVPQPLVIIEDISIDKFASAYGIYGGISGVTSILCGPIVGLLKDWTNSFVVCQLALILMNVLFVIPWAIQFLSVDLPKRRKERADKIAAQTSGSLSAD, from the exons ATGACGGTAGCTAAACCTAATGGAACAACAACAATGGGAACGACGACGAATATATTTGTCGAGGATGAAAAGAAGTTTCAAAACAACGCATTGTTACCGtacaaggaagaagaagaggatgacGACGACAATGAGATAACGTTAGAGGATCTAGCTCCTGATGGCGGTTGGGGATGGGTCGTTGCTTTTGCCATGATAGTAGTATTT ATTACAACATTTGGACCAACAACATCGTTTGCTATAATATTCGGCGATTTTCTTGAAGCAACTGGTCAGGCTGGAACAGCGATGACACTTTTTAATTCCATTTTCATGGTAACATTTTCCATTGCTG GCTTAATGACCAACACGTTACTGAAGAGATATTCGATGAGACCAGTGGGTGTTGTTGGTGCGGTGCTTTTCGCGGTACCAAACGTAGGTCTAGCCTTCGTCACAAACGTCTACGAAATGGCTTTCATAAATTTTCTCCAAGGCATGGGTCTCGGTCTGATCGTTACAATCTGCAACACGAATTTCAACGCTTACTTCGTGAAGAAAAGAGCACCA GTAATGAGCGTGGCACAAGTCATGGTGGGCTTAGGTGGAATCGCATATCCCATATGCATAGAAAAGATGATGAAAACGTATGGTTTCAGGG GGACCGCATTAATGACAGGAGCTATGAGCCTAAACTGCATCGCTGGTATGACAATGATGCATCCTGTCGAGTGGCATGCAAAGAAACCGGAAGAAGTACGTGCAGAGAGAGCGCATCAAAGGGAAGAACGGAAATTGCAAGGAATGGTGGTGTTAGATCGCCGTTTCAGTGACTTTCTTCATGTCCCTGCCAAAACTAGGTGGAGCAGCTTAACTAGTCTCAAGGATGAAGGTGGCAAACATCTACCGCTCTTAATCGAAACGTTAAAA TCACCTGCAAAAAGAGTAGCATCGATTTCTGAATTAGAGGGCAGAATTTGCAACCGAAGGAAGTCTGGATCGATGCGTGAATTGTTAACCAGACGGTTGTCAACACTTTCGTCATCGAGCTTGGTGAATGTGGTGACAGGTATTGGAGCTGTGGGAGATATAAGGCAACATCATTCagagaaaagcaaagaaaagcGAATAGAGAAAGGAGTTCAAGTATCTATGAAGGAAGAGGAAACGGAAAAAAGTCAGCTACA aGAAATCTTTGGCGATCTTTTGGAAATATCATTACTGAAGAATTGCGGCTTCATGAATATTTGCCTGGGCATCAGTTTCGTCTTGACCAGTGACTTTACATTTTCGTGTCTCTTACCACTGATGATAATTAACAGCGGTTATACGAAAAGTCAGGCAGCCTTAGCGATTACTATCTGTGCAGCTGCGGAGTTGGTATCCAAAGTTTTACTTGCGATCTTCACTTTGGTGATCAAGGTTAAAGCGAAATACTTATTCTTCGTCGCTATGATCTGCATGGCGTTTGCAAAAGCTG GCTACTTGTTGTACAGTGAAACTTTATTAGGTACCTTAGTGATGATAGCCGTTATAGGAATGGTTAGATCGTGGTTACTAGTTCCTCAACCATTGGTCATCATAGAAGACATCAGTATTGATAAATTTGCTTCAGCATATGGAATTTATGGTGGTATTAGCGGTGTGACTTCTATCCTCTGCGGTCCAATCGTTG GGCTGTTGAAGGACTGGACCAACAGCTTTGTGGTCTGTCAGCTCGCTCTTATATTAATGAACGTCCTGTTCGTTATTCCATGGGCAATACAGTTCCTTTCAGTAGATTTACCAAAGAGGAGGAAGGAACGAGCGGATAAAATTGCCGCCCAAACTTCCGGTTCCCTTTCTGCAGATTGA
- the LOC117607520 gene encoding uncharacterized protein LOC117607520 isoform X1, which translates to MYADTTKNMTVAKPNGTTTMGTTTNIFVEDEKKFQNNALLPYKEEEEDDDDNEITLEDLAPDGGWGWVVAFAMIVVFITTFGPTTSFAIIFGDFLEATGQAGTAMTLFNSIFMVTFSIAGLMTNTLLKRYSMRPVGVVGAVLFAVPNVGLAFVTNVYEMAFINFLQGMGLGLIVTICNTNFNAYFVKKRAPVMSVAQVMVGLGGIAYPICIEKMMKTYGFRGTALMTGAMSLNCIAGMTMMHPVEWHAKKPEEVRAERAHQREERKLQGMVVLDRRFSDFLHVPAKTRWSSLTSLKDEGGKHLPLLIETLKSPAKRVASISELEGRICNRRKSGSMRELLTRRLSTLSSSSLVNVVTGIGAVGDIRQHHSEKSKEKRIEKGVQVSMKEEETEKSQLQEIFGDLLEISLLKNCGFMNICLGISFVLTSDFTFSCLLPLMIINSGYTKSQAALAITICAAAELVSKVLLAIFTLVIKVKAKYLFFVAMICMAFAKAGYLLYSETLLGTLVMIAVIGMVRSWLLVPQPLVIIEDISIDKFASAYGIYGGISGVTSILCGPIVGLLKDWTNSFVVCQLALILMNVLFVIPWAIQFLSVDLPKRRKERADKIAAQTSGSLSAD; encoded by the exons ATGTATGCAGACACAACAAAAAATATGACGGTAGCTAAACCTAATGGAACAACAACAATGGGAACGACGACGAATATATTTGTCGAGGATGAAAAGAAGTTTCAAAACAACGCATTGTTACCGtacaaggaagaagaagaggatgacGACGACAATGAGATAACGTTAGAGGATCTAGCTCCTGATGGCGGTTGGGGATGGGTCGTTGCTTTTGCCATGATAGTAGTATTT ATTACAACATTTGGACCAACAACATCGTTTGCTATAATATTCGGCGATTTTCTTGAAGCAACTGGTCAGGCTGGAACAGCGATGACACTTTTTAATTCCATTTTCATGGTAACATTTTCCATTGCTG GCTTAATGACCAACACGTTACTGAAGAGATATTCGATGAGACCAGTGGGTGTTGTTGGTGCGGTGCTTTTCGCGGTACCAAACGTAGGTCTAGCCTTCGTCACAAACGTCTACGAAATGGCTTTCATAAATTTTCTCCAAGGCATGGGTCTCGGTCTGATCGTTACAATCTGCAACACGAATTTCAACGCTTACTTCGTGAAGAAAAGAGCACCA GTAATGAGCGTGGCACAAGTCATGGTGGGCTTAGGTGGAATCGCATATCCCATATGCATAGAAAAGATGATGAAAACGTATGGTTTCAGGG GGACCGCATTAATGACAGGAGCTATGAGCCTAAACTGCATCGCTGGTATGACAATGATGCATCCTGTCGAGTGGCATGCAAAGAAACCGGAAGAAGTACGTGCAGAGAGAGCGCATCAAAGGGAAGAACGGAAATTGCAAGGAATGGTGGTGTTAGATCGCCGTTTCAGTGACTTTCTTCATGTCCCTGCCAAAACTAGGTGGAGCAGCTTAACTAGTCTCAAGGATGAAGGTGGCAAACATCTACCGCTCTTAATCGAAACGTTAAAA TCACCTGCAAAAAGAGTAGCATCGATTTCTGAATTAGAGGGCAGAATTTGCAACCGAAGGAAGTCTGGATCGATGCGTGAATTGTTAACCAGACGGTTGTCAACACTTTCGTCATCGAGCTTGGTGAATGTGGTGACAGGTATTGGAGCTGTGGGAGATATAAGGCAACATCATTCagagaaaagcaaagaaaagcGAATAGAGAAAGGAGTTCAAGTATCTATGAAGGAAGAGGAAACGGAAAAAAGTCAGCTACA aGAAATCTTTGGCGATCTTTTGGAAATATCATTACTGAAGAATTGCGGCTTCATGAATATTTGCCTGGGCATCAGTTTCGTCTTGACCAGTGACTTTACATTTTCGTGTCTCTTACCACTGATGATAATTAACAGCGGTTATACGAAAAGTCAGGCAGCCTTAGCGATTACTATCTGTGCAGCTGCGGAGTTGGTATCCAAAGTTTTACTTGCGATCTTCACTTTGGTGATCAAGGTTAAAGCGAAATACTTATTCTTCGTCGCTATGATCTGCATGGCGTTTGCAAAAGCTG GCTACTTGTTGTACAGTGAAACTTTATTAGGTACCTTAGTGATGATAGCCGTTATAGGAATGGTTAGATCGTGGTTACTAGTTCCTCAACCATTGGTCATCATAGAAGACATCAGTATTGATAAATTTGCTTCAGCATATGGAATTTATGGTGGTATTAGCGGTGTGACTTCTATCCTCTGCGGTCCAATCGTTG GGCTGTTGAAGGACTGGACCAACAGCTTTGTGGTCTGTCAGCTCGCTCTTATATTAATGAACGTCCTGTTCGTTATTCCATGGGCAATACAGTTCCTTTCAGTAGATTTACCAAAGAGGAGGAAGGAACGAGCGGATAAAATTGCCGCCCAAACTTCCGGTTCCCTTTCTGCAGATTGA
- the LOC117607524 gene encoding monocarboxylate transporter 12 isoform X2: MNSGEIKKKAPDGGWGWFVCLGSSLITLSLRSLDPSFGLLFHDPLEELEIDSTGTSLIMSILDAIVNFSGLLIGPLLKKYSYRKVAFFGSLLSSTGLILTSNANSMIHIICTYSVIGGLGTGLAIASAFVALNTFFDKKRGQAVGFSMAGTTLAMMLIPQMIHVLLASYGFRGAMLIVGGWTLHAAVGACLLRPLEIRDTKEIKKEIDPPESETLLKNNGDVTAKKVKNGAEVPRYDVVKNETNKERDDKGNYFKKIKENFDLDLLKDGVYLNVVIGLSLYYVAESNFKLMTPFFLASIGMTNGEIASCLSITAFTDILARLLLPTIFEKLGFKNRTVFWVFCVLVGIGRSIMAEQSKGITLIIMFVVIGFLRGATLVNLNLSVSECCSLKKLPSAFGMFMVLKGLFVVIMSPIIGYIRDVSDSYTVCIHVMTLIIMITFVTWSFEFTYRALKTRRSNLRERAQGEAIEAH; this comes from the exons atgaattcaggtgaaattaaaaaaaaagcacCCGATGGTGGATGGGGATGGTTCGTTTGCCTTGGTAGCAGCTTGATCACG ctcTCTTTAAGATCGCTGGATCCTTCTTTCGGTCTTCTTTTCCACGATCCTTTGGAAGAACTTGAAATAGACTCGACAGGAACATCATTAATAATGAGCATTCTCGATGCTATCGTTAATTTCTCAG GCCTTTTGATAGGACCATTGTTGAAGAAATATTCTTACAGAAAGGTGGCCTTTTTTGGATCTCTGTTAAGTTCCACTGGACTGATACTTACGTCAAATGCTAACAGTATGATTCATATCATATGCACTTACAGTGTTATAGGAG gtTTAGGAACTGGATTAGCAATCGCGTCAGCTTTCGTTgcattaaatacattttttgatAAAAAGAGGGGACAAGCCGTTGGTTTTTCTATGGCAGGTACAACTCTGGCCATGATGTTAATACCACAG ATGATACACGTCCTTTTGGCTTCTTATGGATTTCGTGGAGCAATGTTGATCGTTGGAGGATGGACATTACATGCCGCTGTTGGTGCTTGTTTGCTTCGTCCCCTTGAAATCAGAGATACCAAAGAGATTAAAAAG GAAATAGATCCCCCGGAAAGTGAAACATTATTAAAGAACAATGGAGACGTTACAGCGAAAAAAGTCAAAAATGGTGCAGAAGTTCCAAGATACGACGTTGTAAAGAATGAAACAAACAAGGAGAGGGATGATAAAgggaattattttaaaaagataaagGAGAACTTTGACCTGGATTTACTTAAAGACGGTGTTTATCTCAATGTTGTTATTGGTTTGAGTTTGTATTATGTAGCTGaatcaaatttcaaattgatgACTCCATTTTTTCTAGCCAGCATAG GAATGACCAATGGAGAAATAGCTTCCTGCTTATCGATAACTGCATTCACTGATATTCTTGCCAGACTTCTGCTACCGACAATTTTCGAGAAATTAGGTTTCAAGAACAGGACAGTGTTCTGGGTGTTTTGTGTTCTCGTTGGAATCGGACGATCTA TTATGGCAGAGCAATCCAAAGGAATAACCTTGATAATAATGTTTGTGGTAATAGGATTCTTACGAGGAGCCACTTTGGTAAATTTAAATCTCAGCGTCTCCGAATGTTGTTCCTTGAAGAAGTTACCTAGTGCTTTTGGAATGTTTATGGTGTTAAAAGGTTTATTCGTCGTAATAATGAGTCCTATAATTG GTTACATTAGAGACGTAAGCGATAGTTATACAGTTTGTATACACGTTATGacgttaataataatgattacaTTTGTCACGTGGAGTTTCGAATTTACGTATAGAGCTCTGAAAACCAGAAGATCGAATTTACGCGAAAGAGCACAAGGCGAGGCGATAGAAGCTCATTAA
- the LOC117607524 gene encoding monocarboxylate transporter 14 isoform X5 translates to MLPSKADRGWAWMIVVAVTIINLAILPIQQCFGLIFSERFYSLGITATQTSVIFHLNGTITCSLGLISGPMMKKFSFRKVALFGGLTVAVGIGITAFAVSVPAIIISYCIIVGVGHGIMFPATSLAMNTYFRKKRNMAMGFSVTLTGLGPILMPLLIAKLLEHYATSGTLLILAGIATHSFIGASLLKPFHEKEIRSITKGNDITASSAECNGSSAAKGSEDLKPETETDSKNGNVNCRLLNEDPEEETQKCKERSLKTLNNDSGKKERRSILSKISEHLDLDLLKDSRYVAVILGMGISLVAETNFNAMIPFVLMELSGLDRTSVATVMSIQAISDITGRLCVPLLAQKIGWTSRNLYVVSLIGSTLGRTSTYSNVKYSK, encoded by the exons ATGTTACCTAGTAAAGCGGACAGAGGTTGGGCATGGATGATCGTCGTTGCTGTGACAATCATTAAC TTGGCGATACTTCCGATCCAGCAATGCTTCGGTCTCATCTTCAGTGAACGCTTCTATTCCCTCGGTATCACCGCCACACAAACATCCGTAATCTTTCATTTAAATGGAACGATTACATGTAGCCTGGGCCTGATAAGTGGTCCTATGATGAAGAAATTTTCGTTTCGGAAAGTAGCATTATTCGGGGGCTTAACTGTTGCCGTTGGTATCGGTATAACTGCGTTTGCTGTCTCTGTTCCTGCCATTATCATCTCTTATTGTATTATCGTCG GTGTGGGTCATGGAATCATGTTTCCAGCTACCAGTTTAGCTATGAACACGTATTTTCGAAAGAAACGTAACATGGCTATGGGATTTTCAGTAACGTTAACTGGTCTGGGGCCTATTCTAATGCCTCTTCTAATAGCAAAATTATTAGAACATTACGCAACTTCTGGAACTCTGTTGATCCTTGCTGGAATAGCGACACACTCGTTCATTGGAGCATCGTTATTGAAGCCATTCCATGAGAAAGAA ATTAGAAGTATAACAAAGGGCAATGACATCACGGCATCTTCCGCAGAATGCAACGGCAGCAGTGCGGCTAAAGGATCCGAAGATTTGAAACCTGAAACTGAAACAGACAGCAAAAATGGAAATGTTAATTGTCGTTTGTTGAACGAAGATCCAGAAGAGGAAACGCAAAAGTGTAAAGAACGTTCGTTGAAAACTTTAAACAACGATAGtgggaaaaaagaaaggaggtcGATTCTGTCTAAAATTTCTGAACATTTGGATCTCGATCTTCTGAAAGATAGCCGTTATGTCGCTGTGATATTag GTATGGGAATATCTTTAGTTGCGGAAACCAACTTCAACGCCATGATTCCATTTGTCCTTATGGAACTTTCCGGGCTGGATAGGACCTCTGTCGCGACCGTGATGTCAATTCAAGCGATTTCCGATATTACCGGACGACTTTGCGTTCCGCTTTTGGCACAGAAAATCGGCTGGACGTCCAGGAACCTTTACGTAGTATCATTGATAGGATCTACCCTTGGAAGGACCAGTACGTACAGCAACGTAAAATATTCGAAATGA